The genomic window CACCGATCGAGCAGCCCGACCCCGACCTCTATCTGCCGGGGACGCCGACGGTCTCGTTCCTGGAATACGTCGACATCGCCGTTCGAACGCTGTTCCGCTGAATAGAACCGCGGACGCGGATCAGTACCGAATCTCGAAGCCGTCCTCGCCTTGAGGCTCCTCGTACTCGGCCTCGACGTCCTCGACGTCGGCCGCGGGGCTGCCCGTGTGACACCACTCGATCATCCCCTCGACGGCGTCCTCGGGCCCCTCGAAGATCGCCTCGACGCGGCCGTCCTCGAGGTTCTTCACCCAGCCGTCGACGCCCCTCTCGCGGGCCGTGTCGCGGGTGTTCGCGCGATAGTAGACGCCCTGTACCGTGCCGGAAACGAAGACGTGTGCGCGGGTTCGCCCTGCCATACGGGACGTATCGACCGCGAGCGTCAAAAGTCCGGCTCCGCGAGCGGGAGCAGTGGCCGACCAATCACCCGCCGTGGCGCGCGCTATCGAGCGTCCGAGTGATAACGAGGGCGGGCGATGACACTGCGCGAGGGATGAGCGAGCAGAGCGAGCGAATCGGTTGGGGAGGGTGTGGCGTCCCTAGTTGCCACGATGAGGAGTGTTCACGGCTCGGATTCCGTCGCTCTTTCT from Haloterrigena sp. KLK7 includes these protein-coding regions:
- a CDS encoding acylphosphatase, whose product is MAGRTRAHVFVSGTVQGVYYRANTRDTARERGVDGWVKNLEDGRVEAIFEGPEDAVEGMIEWCHTGSPAADVEDVEAEYEEPQGEDGFEIRY